The stretch of DNA TGCCTTCCTCGTTCTTTACCAATGGGACATAAAGGCGGACAAACTTGAAGATATAACAGAAGACTACATAGCTTCAAACCTCATAAAACATCCTGAGCGCAGAAGGTATATAAGGAAGCTCGTAAGGACATACATGGAAAAGGCAAAACAGATAGATGGTCTCATATCGGAGCTGAGCCAGGATTGGGAAATAGACAGAATGGGGTACATAGAGAGGAACATACTCAGAGTTGCCTTAGCCGAGATACTCTTTGTAGGTGTAAAGAACCTAAAGGCTGTGATCAAGGACTACGTGAAGCTAACTATCAAGTACGCAGGCAAAGAACCCGCCAAGTTCGTAAACGGCGTTTTGGGTAA from Hydrogenobacter sp. encodes:
- the nusB gene encoding transcription antitermination factor NusB, which translates into the protein MIYKQKARKDAFLVLYQWDIKADKLEDITEDYIASNLIKHPERRRYIRKLVRTYMEKAKQIDGLISELSQDWEIDRMGYIERNILRVALAEILFVGVKNLKAVIKDYVKLTIKYAGKEPAKFVNGVLGKAIKSL